The stretch of DNA TTCTCCGGGTTGCGGTTCAGCATGACCACACGCGCGCCCTTCGAGAGGAGCAGGCGCGCCGCCTCGCGGCCGGTGCCGGCGTTGGCGCCGGTGATCAAATAGGTCTTGCCTGCGAGCGAGCCGAGTCGCTCCGGGGTCCAGCCCTTCGGTCCGAATGTCGTGTCTGCCATGGTTCGAGCTCCTTCTTGCTCTCCCCAACCTAGGCGGCGCGGGCGACATCGCGCTGTCCCGGCGCGCCATTTCCCTGCCTTCGGGCGCCAGCGTCAGGCAGACATGGGCGCCGCGGTCAGCTGCTGCCGCAGCGTCTCCGGGGTCGTCCCCGTCCAGCGCTGGAAGGCCCGGAAGAACGACGTCGCCTCGTCGAAGCCCAGCAGGTAGGCGATCTCGGTGGCGGTCATCTGGGTGCGGCGGAGGTAGTGGCGGGCCAGGCTCTCCCGCGTGTCGTCCACGACGGCCTTGAAGCTCGTGCCCTCGCTCCGCAGGCGACGCTGGAGCGTCCGAGAGCTCACCGCGAGCCGGCGCGCGACGGTGTCCACCCCGCCCTGGCCGCTCGGCAGCGCCTCGGTCAGCACCGCCCGCGTGCGGTCGGCGAACGTCGCGTCGCGCTCGAGGTCGCCCAGCCGCCTCCGCAGCTCGGGCTCGAAGATGTCCCACATCGCTTTGTTGGCGGTGCGGAAAGGCTCGTGAGCGTCCGCCGCGTCGAAGGTCACGCGGATGATCTCGCCGCGCGTCATGCGGACGCCGAGGTAGTCCTCGAACGGCTGCGGATCGCGAGGCATCGCCGGCACGATCACCGACGTGGGCCGAATCGGCTGCCTCGTCCCCAAGCGCGCGAGCCGGGTGATGAAGAGCGCTTCGCTCCCGTGCATGCTCGCGGGCACGGCGGCGGCCTTCCACCGATAGGTGAGCTCGAGCCCCTCGGCGCCGTCACGGACCTCGAGATCGATCGGCCCCATGAGCGGCTTGAACCGAGCCAGCCGCTCGGCGGCCGTCGCGAGGTCCGGGCTGCACAGCGGCGCGAACAGCGCCGGCGTGAAGTACTCCGGCTTCATCGCCTCGGTCAGCCGGACCCAAAACCTCGCGTCACGGACGCCGGCGTCCAGCACCTCGAAGAAGCGCAGGAACGACTCCGTGTCGAGCCGGACGTCGTCGTGATTCAGCAGGTCGTCGGGGAGCCGGGCTCGCCGGAGCACGTCGACATGATCGACGCCCGCCTCGGCGAGGATGCTCTTCCAGCCCTCTCCGATCGCATACGTTCGCTCGCCCGCCATCGAGACCTCCTGGTGAAAGCGTAGCCGGGTTGGGTGGCTCCTACAGCTGACCCAGCGCCGCGAAGGGGTTCACGCCGCGCGGGACCGTCGGGGTCCAGGCCGGGTACTCCAGGCTCCCTCCACCTCCGGTCCACGCCCCGGTCAACCGTGGAGCTGGCGATACACGAAGACGGTGTCTCGCGTGGCGGCGTCGACGACGAATACGAGCACGGCCCCGCCATCGTCTGGCATGTCGGCGCTTCGCAGATGGATCTCCACCAGGACCCAGCTGCGCCCGGGCACGACGGCCGCGGGGTCTCCGAGGGCCGTGATCTGTTGCAGCAGCGTCGGGCCGTGTCGCCGGAGCTCGGCTTCGACCTGCGGCCACTGGCGCGGGCTCACGCGCGCGGCGGGCGCGAGCGCGTAGGTGGTGCGCAGATACTCACCTCGACCGAAGCGGTACGACGCGTCGCGCGGGCCGAGCTCGAGGAGCGCGGGCTGGACGCGATCTCGGAAGCACGCGAGCGCGGCCTCGACGGGCGTCGAGACGCCTGGAGCCGCAGCACACGGCGCTCCTCCCGCGGGAGGGTCGAGCTGCGACGCTCCGCCGAGCACCTGGTCGACCCGCCCGGCGGCCGAGGGGGGCAGCTGCCACGCCCTCGAGCGTCGGAGGGCGTCGGTGCCGGAGGAGCCCAGGCTCGCCAGACCGTCCACCGCTCGCAGTCGGAAGTGCTCGCTCCACTGCGCCTCCCTCCCGTGCTCGGCGTAGCGCGCGCGGCGGCGGTCGTCCGGTCCGCAGCGGAGCGCCTGCTCGAGGCAGACGAGCAACACCGCCGGCCGGTCACGCGTCGCCAGCTCGTCGGTGTCGCAGTCGTCGCAGTCGATCCAGCCGAACGTCGCTTCGCACTCGGGGGGCATCACGTCGCACGGCCCGAGCGCGGGTGGGGCCTCGGCGGCCGCGGGCTCGGGGCTGGGCGGCGCCGATCCGCAGGCCACGAGCAGGAGCAACGCGGCCGGGGTCGTCCTCATGCTGCGTCGACGCCAGACGTGCGTCGACATTCACTCGGCCGCCGCGTTCGTCGAGAGCGGGATGGCCGCCTCACTCCCAGCCCGGATCGGCGGTGTAGACGGTGAAGTCGTCGACGTAGAAGTCGGTCTCCTCGGTGAAGCCGCTGTTCGACCAGCCCAGCACGTAGCCGGTGCGGAGCCAGTTGCTTCCCCCGGGCGTGAAGCTCGAGAGGCCGACCATCGCCATGACCTTCTCCCCGTCCTTCCACACCTGGGCGACCTCGCGGGTCACGTCGTCGGTGATGAGGGCCATGATCCCGATCCGGACCCAGCGGCCCCGATCCGCGAACCCGATCAGAGGGTCGCGCCGGACGGCGTAGTGCTCCGACCCGATGTGGGTGGAGGGGTCGCCATCGGTGATGACCGACATCCTCGGCAGGCTCTCGCCCTCGACGCTCCCGCGGATGTACTCGTAGGTGAATTCGGCGTCTCCGTCGCGGTTGTCGTAGTGCTCGGCCCAGAGCGAGAAGAGCTTGTTGTTGTCGCTGCTGACGTCGTTGCGATGGTAGAAGTTGTCGGGGACCCGAAGCATGAACTCGATCCACACGCGGTCGATGTCGGTCGTCCCCTCCGGGGCGAGGTTGAAGCGCAGCTCCGACTGAGAGTCCTCCCCGGGCGCGTCCGGCCCATAGCGAAAGCGCGCGGCGTGATCCCCGCTGCAGCCGTACGCGTCCGACACCGGCTGGCTCCCCCGCCAGGAGAAGCCACTGTCGCTGTGCGTGAGGTCGCCCGTCTCGAAGTCGTCCTGGAAGATCGGGACCGCCCCCGACGGCGCCGGCGGCACACCGCAGCCAGGCGGCGGCTCCATCACGCCCGCGTCCGGCGCTGGCGCGGCGGCGTCGTCGCGCGGCCCGACGGGGGGCACCCTCGCGTCCGCTGGGCGCATGCCCGCGTCGCGAGCGGGCGGCGTGCTCGAGTCGGCTTCCTCGCACGGACCGTGCGCGTCGCACGCCGAGGCCAGCGCGGCCGCCACGGTCACGAGGACGAGAGTGAGAGGGACCCGGTGCGTCGTTCGAGGCATGCCCCAACATCCCATGGCTCCGATCCCGAGGCCGCTTAGCAACGCTAACCTCTCGACGCGGCGCCGGATTGAACCGCGCGGGACCCGTGGTTGACGGCGAGTCTCGGTCGGGCCAGCTTCGCCCGCCTACACCATGAACCGACTGTCGCCACTTCTCCTCGTCGCGCTCGTCGCCAGCGCATGTGCAGCCACCCGCGCCCCGTCGGGCCGCGTCGAAGACGGCGGCGTATCGGGGGGCCCCGACGGCTCCACCGCGCGTGTCGACGCGGGGGCCTGCGTGCCCTCGCCCGAAGGGACGCCCGAGACCTGCTCCGACGGCGTCGACAACAACTGCAACGGCAGCTTCGACTGCTCGGACCTGGCCTGCTCCGGCGTGGGCGACTGTCCCATCTGCGGGCACGTCGACACGCCCCTCGGCGCCCCGCTCGCGCTCCCGGACGGGGTCGGCGACATCGACTGCACGACCGACGCGGACTGCCCCGGGGAGCAGCGCTGCTTCACGATCGACGGGCTCACCGGGCCCACGACGGAGTGCCGCGAGTCCTACCGCTCGACGCTCTCCTTCATCGGATTCGGCGGCGCCACCTTCGACTCGGTGAACGACATCACGTCGCTCTGCGTGGTCATGGAGCACTCCTGGCTGCGCGACATCGAGATCACCCTCGAGGCGCCGAACGGGGCGCAGGTTCGGCTTCAGCGCTTCCTCGGCCAGGAGGGCGGCGAGATCTACCTGGGCCAGGCGGACGACTGCGATGACGCCGACGCGCCCTCCCCCGGGACCGGCGCGACCTATTGCTGGAGCCCCACCGCCTCGCGCCCCTCGATGCTCGACTACGCCAACGGCGGCGGCGCGCTGGACACGGCCCCCTCGTGCACCTTCGGCGACGTCGACATGATGCCTACCGGCGAGTACTCGGCCGCCGACGACTGGTCGAACCTGCTCGGGACCCCGCTGAACGGCGACTGGACGCTCTCGGTGACCGATCTCTGGCCGATCGACAACGGCTACATCTTCGAGTGGTCGGTCACGTTCGACCCGACGACCGTCGAGGACTGCTCCTCTCCGCTGATCTGAGCTCGACCTGTCCCGATTGCCGCCGCCGCCATCTTCACTCACGTTTGGGCTGGAACGCGGGTGAGAGGGGGGAGCATGCGAGAGACGACGCGCGGTGCCCGAGCGGGACGGAGCGTACGAGGCGCGGTGGTCGGATCCGTCGCCACCATCATCCTCGGTTGGGGTGCCCCCGCCGCGGCGACCACGTTCAATGTGAACACCACGGGCGATGAGGCGCGGCACGCCACCGCTCCCACTTGCGTCTGCCGCACCAGTCCGCGCGGCGATCGCTGCACACTGCGCGCCGCGGTGCAGACGGCGAACGTATGTCCAGGCCACGACGTCATCACTCTCGACGCGACCGGCATCTACCATCTCACGATCCCCGGCGCGTCGGAGGACGCCGGCGCGACCGGAGACCTCGACGTGCACGAGGGCATCACGCTCATCGGCAACGGGCGGCGTGTGCAGGCGGAGGTGGAGGACCGTCTGTTCGACCTCACCGTGCCGGCCACGGACCTCGTCGAGATGATCGAGGTCGACCTCGCGCGAGGCGACGTGGGCGGCGTCGGCGGCGCGATCCGGTCCGACGGCGGAGACCTCACGCTCGACAACGTCCGGCTCGAGTCGAGTCGGGCCACGGTGGCAGGCGGCGGTCTCTACATGAGCCATGGCGAGCTGTTGATCATCGACTCGACCATCCAGCTCAACGCTGCGGGGGATGGCGGCGGCGCCTATCTGGACGCGGCCGTGGACGCGGACCTGCAGGGCGTCCACCTCGACCAGAACTCCGCCGA from Sandaracinaceae bacterium encodes:
- a CDS encoding helix-turn-helix domain-containing protein, whose protein sequence is MAGERTYAIGEGWKSILAEAGVDHVDVLRRARLPDDLLNHDDVRLDTESFLRFFEVLDAGVRDARFWVRLTEAMKPEYFTPALFAPLCSPDLATAAERLARFKPLMGPIDLEVRDGAEGLELTYRWKAAAVPASMHGSEALFITRLARLGTRQPIRPTSVIVPAMPRDPQPFEDYLGVRMTRGEIIRVTFDAADAHEPFRTANKAMWDIFEPELRRRLGDLERDATFADRTRAVLTEALPSGQGGVDTVARRLAVSSRTLQRRLRSEGTSFKAVVDDTRESLARHYLRRTQMTATEIAYLLGFDEATSFFRAFQRWTGTTPETLRQQLTAAPMSA